gttttactgtttttattgttatttattgatgctgttttactgttttttactagctctaggtatcacctacattggtaataagggggctcaatacctgcaccagataaccgtgcccaggctccgcagagcaatgatgttggcccgttgcaatgcccttccatcagccgtatcaacagggagattcactaaaaccccttaccgccaaaggctatgcatacgcaacgggaattgtgttgactctatagaccatattttactttattgtccactttacacaggacccagagtcaaatacttgtcacccctgctactcaaaaaagagtatgcatctgacttgcaaaagattacctttctgttggacagccccagtagtgatgcaaacgatgcagtcccCACATCtttggatttgtacataaaacagcactttaggagcaaatcctgaacatcagccttctccacctgtacatttattttagcttccctctacttgattaagtggatctgtgtatataatgttgttatgccaataaaggttctttgttgttgttgttactgttttttattgttgttaatcCACATAGAAATGTGTGTCTGAAGAGGGGTGTACATTTTTAGACACAAATAAAGGGCTCTTCCTGGGTTTCTCCGCTTTGCTCGCCATCTTAGCTCTGGTCCTCCTTATGGGATTAACGCTCCTTTCTACCCAAGCCCTAGACTGGGTGATTTCCCCTACACACCATGTAGCAGAGCCCACAGCCAGGTGCAGCCCAGCTGACTGCACTGGGGTTGGGAGGACTGTCCTTGAAGAACAGGAGGACTTCTTCTTCATCCtgggcggaaggggggggggcgcttcttCATCCTGCGGCCCTCCCTCGCGTCTAGCCAGGTTTCCTCCCTCCTTGCTCCCGGTCAGGTAgccgggggatggggggcaccggGGGAGCCAGGGGAGAGCTGGCAGGCTGACCTTGGCAGGGGCGCGCCTCCCTCCTCCGGCAGGCGGCAGCctgatgaatggatgaatgggcAGGCGGAGGCGCGGGCGCGCGCTTGCGTGTGTAAGAGCCATGATGCGGGGGCGCGCCTGGTTTGCTATTCCGATCACGGCTGCTCTGATTCACCGGGTCGGAGCCGAGCCTGGGTTTCAGCGGGCAGGTTTTTGACGTCAGAGGGGCGCTCGGTCCGCAGAGCCGAAGGGGCGCGAGTGCCAAgcggcgcgcccccccccccccccccccggcagtgcCAACCCAGGAATGACGCTCGGGCCTCCGGGATCCGCTGGGACCCCCCAGAAGAGGAACTGAGCACCACAAAGGTAAAGGGGAACGGAGTGGAGACCCCTCCCAACAGCACgctgcggggggggagggggtgccttgcTTTCCAGAGGGATGCCAACCGTTTGCAAGCCTGCGTTTGGTGTTCGTCGTGGTTCTCCTCTTGGGCAAGGCTTCAGAGGAGGGGGTCCGCGACCTGCTGCTAAGTTCTTGGGGGCGGGGAGACATTCTGACCACCCGCCAGGCCCCCTCCGGGAAATGTCCCAGCAGCTGCGGTTGAGGCTGCGCCCCCAAAGGGACTTGACCGGCGTTTCTGGCTTAAGCTCTCCCGGGACGGCGTTGAGCGGGACTCGGAAGAtacgggtgggggcgggggagcgggcCGAGAATTCCTGGCCACAGACTCGCCCCCTTGGCCGCCCCTTCCGTGCACCTGCCGCCTCCCacggctctcccccccccctcctccgcgTAGAGGAGCTGCGCCCCCAGTTTCGGGCTGATGCCGGCGCCTCTCTCgaagctggggagggggctgcgagTGCCCGGCGGCCTAGAAGCCCCGCAGCAGCATCTCCTCCGGGACGGGGGAAGAGGGTCATTTCAGGCTCTTGCCGGCCCCAGAGATCTGCTGGAGGTCAGACGCCGCTAGCCAGAAGCGCATATCTGGGAAGGGGGTGGATGCGCTCCTTGGGGACCCGGCTGCCCCCGCTAGTAGGGAGCCAAAAGTCGCCCGGGGGTGAGGGCTGGCCCTCCCGCCCTTTGAAGGCCCCGGTGCCCCCAcagagcttttggggggggggggggggggctgctgtcttCCCACTCGCCGGACTGCCGGCGTCTCTCACCGGCTCTctgtctctccttctctcccccgcAGCGATGCTGTCCAACCCGGCCGCCGCTGCCGCCCTGGATCCGCAGACGCCGCAGACGCAGCAACAGCagctcctggcactcctcaaTGTCTCGGGCCGGCCCTTGGCCAGCCTGTGGCCGCCGTCCAGCGAGTGGGCCCCATCGGGGGCGCCTTCGGAGCCGCCTCCGGGCGCCGGCTGGGGGCAAGAGGcgggccgggggcagggctggggccgGGCGTGGCCTGTGGGGGCGGTGAGCCCGTGGGAGGTGGCCCTGTGCGCCACGGGCACGGCGGTGGCGGGCGAGAACGCGCTGGTGCTGGCCGCGCTGCTGTGGGCCGCCAGCCGTCGGGCGGCCGCCTTCCTGCTGATCGGCAGCCTGGCGCTGGCGGACCTGCTGGCCGGCCTGGCGCTGCTGCTCCACTTCGCCGTGCGCCACCTGCTGGCGCCGCGCAGCGAGACGGCGGCGCTGGGCTCAGCCGGCCTGCTGCTGACCGCCTTCTCGGCGTCGCTGGGCAGCCTGCTGGCCATCACCCTGGACCGCTACCTGTCGCTGCACAAGGCGCTCACCTACCGCCCCGAGCGCACGCCCGGCTCCACGGCCGCCCTGCTGGCCCTCATGTGGCTGCTCTGCCTGGGCCTGGGCCTGCTGCCCCTGCTTGGCTGGAACTGCCTGCGCCCCCCGGCCGCCTGCAGCGTCCTGCGCCCGCTCACCAAGCAGCAGGCCGCCCTGCTGTCCGCCGCCTTCCTGCTGCTCTTCGCCCTCATGCTGCAGCTCTACCTGCAGATCTGCCGCGTGGCCTGCCGACACGCCCAGCAGATCGCCGGCCAGCGCCACAGCCAGGccgcctccagcagcagcagcagccgcaagGGCCTCGCCACTCTCTCGCTGGTCCTGGGCACCTTCGGCCTCCTGTGGGGCCCCCTGGCCGTCTACGCCCTCGTGGCCGACGCCACCTACCCGCCCGCCTACACCTACTCGCTGGCCCTGCCGGCCGCCTGCAACTCGCTGCTCAACCCGCTCATCTACGCCTTCCGCACCCCGGAGATCCAGAAGGCCCTctggctggcctgctgctgctgcgcccccGCCACCTTCGCCCGGCCCACGACCTCCAGCCACGTGTGAggccccccccgcagcccccctcGCGGGGGAAAGGACGCTTCTCGACGGATGTTTCTTCTCTTAGGCGTGTGGTTTTATGCCCGAAAACAGGAGCCTGGAGATGTTTGGGACCACTCGTTCTTGTTCCCTGTTTTTAAAGGGTTTCCCCctgtttttaaagggggggaCCAACCTCGGCCCAATCAGTGGCCGGCCGGGATCGTCGCAGAAAGAGGTCTCCTCGGGTGTTCTGCTCCTTATTTTCCCCTCTACGACTAGTTGGACAGAGGGGCTcaggaaaggggcggggggggggaattgtgggggggggagcaacagaAACGGATCCTGTGAGTTCAGCCTTTaaaactttcaaactgttttggaAAGCCAGCAGGCGAGGCAGAGCATCCTTCTGCCTTGTTGGTCCTGGAAGTCGATTTTACCCCAGTTTGAACCAATCACATCTTTtaaatggaggagggggtggcGTGATAAagggtggaggagggggtggcGTGATAAAGATAGAAGTGAGACCCCCAGTAGTCGTCTGTTGGTCGTTTAGCTGGATcctaaatattgggggggggggctggagggagagagaagcgaCCACTTTGCCCGGAAAATCCCTCCGGGGAGGGCGTGGCTTGTGAATGTGGgcgtttcctctctctctctctttttaactcTAACCAAGTGTTGCTCTGCTATGCAATAAGGACCACCGGGGAGGAGCTGCGCCTGCCAGTCAGCTTCTTATCCTGGAGGAATTCAGCACCACAGGCGTGGACAGCTCCGCGGGAGCCTTAACTGGAGGGAGACtttcaaggggatgggggggtgggaggtgcaAAGCAGGTCTTGGGGGACAGTCCCGGGAGGGGGAGCTGGAGGAAACCGTGGCCATCCCTCAGCCCTGGTATTCTGGCacagagcagcggactctaatctggagaaccaggtgggattccccactcctccacatgaagcctgctgcctgttgtgggttttccaagccaTGTTATTTTTGGCtgatggtttttgctcctaacttttgcccacatctgtggctggcatcttcatccagACCCGCAGCCAGGGGGACAAACACATCacactatgacatgcctctgaagatgccagccatagatgcaggcaaaatgttagggagaAGTAAAACTACCAGGCAGTCTAAGACACACGTACCAGAAGAAACCACACAGAGCCAGATGACGCTGGCCTGGAAAGCTTCCAGCAGTAATACTGCTGGGCGGCCATGGGCTACTCACGGTTCCCtcaagagctctctcagcccaccctacctcacaagggatctgttgtagggagaagaagggaaggtgattacagaaagccactttgagactcctggctTAGTTGAGGAGAGTGGGGTACAAATCAGAGATTCCTCTTCACCATCCATTGCCTACTGCACAAAGGGTGGAGTTATACCAAAGGCTGATAGCACAGACTTCGAGGGAATCTACAGGGCTTGCAAAGAAGCGCGGTGTAAAGCACAGCAGAGACCCTGATTAGGACCTTGTCCCTCGATACACTGCAGTAGTTTTTCGGGTGAGAGAGGTAGTCATGCTATTCCAAAGGAGGCCAAAGAGACTATTCTTAGCTTCAGTTAGTAGGATTAGCAGCCCTAAACTGACGCTGAGACTAGCACAGCTTTGAATGCACTAGTACCCAAAGCTGCCGAGGCCCTTTAGTAACCAGGACAGGAAACAAAGGATTAGATAAGAGCCAGTTGAGATGGTTGAGATGGTGtgaatggatggatagatggatagatattaTATTGCCTTAAGGCCAGGACAGGAAACAAAGGATTATTACCTCGATATTGGAGAGGCCTTAGAATTACCCATCGCCACAATTTCctaggattttgttttgttttgaatgcaCCGAGCCACTATTACTTTAAACCCACTTTTCAATTCATGATAGAATTTGTTTTTCCTGTATTGCCTGCTTTGCGTTTGGCAGAGGAAGGGGACACGcgtcacttttttttttgccgggAAAGAGGTGTACGGGATCCTTGCAAGGGCCACTGGAAGGCGTTCCAAAGTCTTTCTAAGGGACGGCGGTCCTGCCCCCTGATGCTTCCTGTGGCCTGCCAAGCTTGTTGTCAAGGGGGCTGCCATCCCACAGCATTGAAAATCAACGGGAATTTTCTAAGCGCTGAAGTAGAGGCAGGAGGGCATGATTGTATTGCTCTTGCTTCTTGCCAAGAACAGGATGTAAAAGCGCTCGATTCCATTTTTCCAGCGCA
The genomic region above belongs to Sphaerodactylus townsendi isolate TG3544 unplaced genomic scaffold, MPM_Stown_v2.3 scaffold_359, whole genome shotgun sequence and contains:
- the LOC125425384 gene encoding G-protein coupled receptor 12-like, producing the protein MLSNPAAAAALDPQTPQTQQQQLLALLNVSGRPLASLWPPSSEWAPSGAPSEPPPGAGWGQEAGRGQGWGRAWPVGAVSPWEVALCATGTAVAGENALVLAALLWAASRRAAAFLLIGSLALADLLAGLALLLHFAVRHLLAPRSETAALGSAGLLLTAFSASLGSLLAITLDRYLSLHKALTYRPERTPGSTAALLALMWLLCLGLGLLPLLGWNCLRPPAACSVLRPLTKQQAALLSAAFLLLFALMLQLYLQICRVACRHAQQIAGQRHSQAASSSSSSRKGLATLSLVLGTFGLLWGPLAVYALVADATYPPAYTYSLALPAACNSLLNPLIYAFRTPEIQKALWLACCCCAPATFARPTTSSHV